In Deltaproteobacteria bacterium, one DNA window encodes the following:
- a CDS encoding serine/threonine-protein phosphatase, producing MIVGAVLAAGAALAWVALFAFVRPAGGARGGAARALAAFAEQSLELDSIERVLAAAADTARQQFGAPRAVAFVHAVTSDGWDAYAEGQEPTAVPVALSGVFGWFRHNPVVAARGDLGAARFGAMRGPLAQLMDAYGVDLVVPLVHRGHLLAALGLALGRRPNVAERAALDDFRLLATAACANVRLHREASHVISLAREVDLAAAVQAALVPPQSEGAHGDVTWAGYFRAAGEAGSDFWSVYPVGARALVVIGDATGAGLAGSMVSAVVKSCCDAIVEAHGDQVEPASLLGALNRALWRPDKPAHMTAFAALIDPRERTARYANAGHPFPYRVGTQGTLSVFHGAGPVLGDELQSRYPTQEMALVPGDLVVFFTDGLVDVRGEDGKPFGDRRLQKLLATSAGMSARGLRDRIVSDVDRLARAGGVEDDLALVVVRFGG from the coding sequence GTGATCGTCGGTGCGGTGCTGGCCGCCGGCGCGGCGCTCGCCTGGGTTGCGCTGTTCGCGTTCGTCCGGCCCGCCGGCGGTGCGCGCGGCGGCGCGGCGCGCGCGCTGGCCGCATTCGCCGAGCAGTCGCTCGAACTCGACAGCATCGAGCGGGTGCTCGCGGCCGCGGCCGACACCGCGCGCCAGCAGTTCGGCGCGCCGCGCGCGGTCGCGTTCGTCCACGCGGTGACCAGCGACGGCTGGGACGCCTACGCCGAGGGGCAAGAGCCGACTGCGGTGCCGGTGGCGCTCAGCGGCGTGTTCGGCTGGTTCCGCCACAATCCGGTGGTGGCCGCGCGCGGCGACCTCGGCGCGGCGCGGTTCGGCGCGATGCGCGGTCCGCTGGCGCAGCTCATGGACGCATACGGCGTCGACCTCGTCGTGCCGTTGGTGCACCGCGGCCATCTGCTGGCGGCGCTCGGGCTGGCGCTCGGCCGCCGTCCGAATGTGGCCGAGCGTGCCGCGCTCGACGACTTTCGCCTGTTGGCGACGGCGGCGTGCGCCAACGTGCGGCTGCACCGCGAGGCGAGTCACGTCATCAGCCTCGCGCGCGAGGTGGACCTCGCGGCGGCCGTTCAGGCGGCGCTCGTGCCGCCGCAGTCCGAGGGGGCGCACGGCGACGTTACCTGGGCCGGGTACTTTCGCGCCGCGGGGGAGGCCGGCAGCGACTTCTGGTCGGTGTACCCGGTCGGCGCGCGCGCGCTGGTCGTCATCGGCGATGCGACCGGCGCCGGCCTGGCCGGCTCGATGGTCTCGGCGGTCGTCAAGAGCTGCTGCGACGCGATCGTGGAGGCGCACGGCGATCAGGTGGAACCGGCGTCGCTCCTCGGCGCGCTCAACCGGGCGCTGTGGCGGCCGGACAAGCCGGCGCACATGACCGCATTCGCGGCGCTGATCGACCCGCGCGAGCGTACCGCGAGGTACGCGAACGCCGGCCACCCGTTCCCCTACCGCGTGGGCACACAAGGCACGCTCAGCGTGTTCCACGGCGCGGGGCCGGTGCTCGGGGATGAACTGCAGAGTCGCTATCCGACTCAGGAGATGGCGCTCGTGCCGGGCGACCTGGTCGTGTTTTTCACGGACGGACTCGTCGACGTGCGCGGCGAGGATGGCAAGCCGTTTGGCGATCGCCGCCTGCAGAAGCTGCTCGCGACGTCGGCCGGGATGTCGGCGCGCGGCCTTCGCGATCGGATCGTGTCGGACGTGGACCGGCTCGCGCGCGCCGGCGGTGTCGAAGACGACCTGGCGCTCGTCGTCGTCCGGTTCGGCGGCTGA